Sequence from the Stenotrophomonas sp. 364 genome:
TGATCATGGGTATTGGCGTGGCGCTGTTCTTCATGCCGGTGCTGCAGATTCTGCTGTCGGACCTGGACGGGCGCGAGATTGCGGCCGGCTCGGGCCTGGCGACGTTCCTGCGCACCTTGGGCGGCAGCTTCGCGGCCTCGCTGACGACGTGGCTGTGGGCGCGCCGGACGCAGGTGCACCACGCGGATCTGACCGAGCACATTTCGGCGTATCAGCCGGGCATGCAGGAGCAGGTGGCGGCGATGGGGCAGGGCAACCTGCAACAGGGGGCGGCAGCGCTGAACAACATGATCAACCACCAGGCATCGCAGATGGGCTTCAACGACATCTTCTTCCTGTTGGGCTGGATTTTCCTGGCGATCATCGCCTTCCTGTGGCTGGCCAAGCCGCCGTTTGGTGCAGGGGCGGGTGCGGCGTCGGCCGGCGGGCATTGATCGGCGTCTGATCTGGAAACGAAAAAACCCCGTCGAAAGACGGGGTTTTTTTGTGGGTGCTAGTTAAGAGCAAGGGCAGGGCAAGAGCAGGGCAACAGCAACAGCAACAGCAACTCATTTGCACTGCCACTGGCTTGGTCGGGTACGGGTGGATTGTCGGGACACGCCGCAAGTACGTCCTTGTAGGCTCGTTCGCGCCATCCATGGCGCTCTACGGTCCCGCCAACCCACCCGTACCCGCCATTGAAAGTGAGTCGGTGCGTGACGAAGAGCCGACAGCCGAAAAGCCGAAAAGCCGAGAAGCGAAGCATCAAAGGAGCAAGGCGCAAGGCAGCCGACCAACGGTCGGCTCTACCGCGAGGTTGTGTTGTTGTTCCGTGGTCACCGGCCCACTGTCTGGGGCGGGGGTGTGTGGGTTCGCGGGACCGTTGGGCGCCATGGATGGCGCTCACGAGCCTCCAGGGATGGATTCACGGCGTGTCCCGCGAACCCACACACCCCCGACCACCCCGTCGCACGCGCACAACCAACGCTCCGGCTCTGGCCCTGGCTCCAGCTCTTGCTTCAGCTTCTAAAAAAAAAGACCCCCAAACCCCAGACATGAAAAAACCCGCTTGCGCGGGTTTGATCATTGTCTGAGTCGTGGTGCCCAGGAGAGGACTCGAACCTCCACGAAGTTGCCCCCGCTAGCACCTGAAGCTAGTGCGTCTACCAATTCCGCCACCTGGGCGACTCAGGAGGGGAATTCTGCGGGAGAACCGAGAATGTGTCAACAGCATTTCGCAGGAAATGTTGATGGTCGCGTACGACCGCGTCACCGCTCTGCATGGTGCAGGCATCGCGCGTACAGCCCGTCGCGTGTCATCGAAACCCCGGATACGAAAAAACCCGCTTGCGCGGGTTTGATCATTTACTGAGTCATGGTGCCCAGGAGAGGACTCGAACCTCCACGAAGTTGCCCCCGCTAGCACCTGAAGCTAGTGCGTCTACCAATTCCGCCACCTGGGCGACTCAGGGGGCGAATTATGCGGAAGCACTGGAGGGCTGTCAATGCATGGCGACCCGGTTTCCGTGCAGGTCGCACTGGCGAGTGCGGGCGTGACTTGACCCCGGCAACACACGCTGAAAATACTCGTCCCACCTGGCAGCAAAGGCGGTCCCATGGCGAGCCCCATCCTGCATTTTCATCCGCTGTCCTCGTGCTGCCAGAAGGTGCTGATCGCCGCCAACGTGCTGGGCGTATCGCTGGACATGCGGCTGTTGAACCTGGGCGACCCGGTCGAGCGCGCAGCGTTCCGGGCGCTGTGGCCGCTGGGCAAGATGCCGCTGCTGGTCGAGCAGGGCGCCCCCATCGGCGAGACCAGCATCATCATCGAGCACCTGCAGCTCCACCATGCCGCCGAAGGGGCGCGGCTGATTCCGCAGGATCCTGCGCAGGCGCTGGCGGTGCGCTTCTGGGACCGGGTCTGCGACCTGTACGTGATGGCGCCGATGCAGGCGCTGACCGCTGCCTTGCTGCAGCCGGCCAGCGATGCTGGTGGCGCCGCGACCGCGGCCGCCCGCGCGACGCTGCTCAACAGCTATGCCCTCCTGGACCGGCAGGTGGACGGGCGGCGCTGGTTGGCGGGCGAAGCGTTCACCCTGGCCGACTGCGCTGCGGCACCGGCGCTGTTCTATGCAGTGGCTTACGTGCCAGTGCCGGAGGCGCACGTGGCACTGTCTGCCTACGTGGAGCGGCTGATGGCGCACGCGGCGGTGGCGGCGGTGATCGACGCGGCCCGGCCGTGGTTCAAGTATTTTCCGGGGCGGGCAGGGTTGGCGCGCCGTTACTACGATCCCGAGGCTTGACCCGCCCTATCCGGGAGGGCCGGAGGCCAGAAACGAAAAAACCCGCTTGCGCGGGTTTGATCATTTACTGAGTCATGGTGCCCAGGAGAGGACTCGAACCTCCACGAAGTTGCCCCCGCTAGCACCTGAAGCTAGTGCGTCTACCAATTCCGCCACCTGGGCGACTCAGGAGGCGAATTGTGAAGATGCCGCCGAGGCTTGTCAACGGTTTTGTTAAATTTCTTCACAAACCTGCATATGCCGCGCCCATGACCGGTTCTGCACACTGTCAGCGGTTACCATGGAGGCCAATGAAACCAAAGAAACCGACCCAGGGCGCGAAAGCCCCCAAGTCCCCGGCGCCCAAGCAGGCTGCCGGTCCGTCGGGCAAGCCCCGCGCTGCCGCCAAGAAGGCCGGCAAGCTGCCACCGTGGATGCCCGAATCAATGAACACCCCAGCGCCGCCGCGCGGTGGCAAGCGGTCCGGCCCCAAGCCGGATGCCGGCGCGCCGATCCCGACCCGTCGCCGCCCGCACCCGACTGCTGCCGACATGAACGTGATCGACCCCCATGCCGCGCGTGAGGCCGAGCGCTATGCGCAGCCCATCGCAAGCCGCGAAGCCATCCTGCAGCTGCTGGACCGCTGCGACGGCCCGCAGACCGCCGAGGAAATCGGCATCCATCTCGGCCTGACCGAACCCGACCGCGCCGACGCGCTGGGCAAGCGTCTGGGCGCGATGGTGCGCGATGGACAGCTGG
This genomic interval carries:
- a CDS encoding glutathione S-transferase family protein, with product MASPILHFHPLSSCCQKVLIAANVLGVSLDMRLLNLGDPVERAAFRALWPLGKMPLLVEQGAPIGETSIIIEHLQLHHAAEGARLIPQDPAQALAVRFWDRVCDLYVMAPMQALTAALLQPASDAGGAATAAARATLLNSYALLDRQVDGRRWLAGEAFTLADCAAAPALFYAVAYVPVPEAHVALSAYVERLMAHAAVAAVIDAARPWFKYFPGRAGLARRYYDPEA